A section of the Leptospira kobayashii genome encodes:
- the fusA gene encoding elongation factor G — MTSAAATKRDPKIEKIRNIGISAHIDSGKTTLTERILFYTNKIHAIHEVRGKDGVGAKMDSMELERERGITIQSAATYTTWKDIQINIIDTPGHVDFTIEVERSLRVLDSAIMVLCGVAGVQSQSITVDRQMKRYSVPRVAFINKLDRTGANPFRVIDQLREKLFLNAHAVQLPIGLENDLVGIVDLVEMKAYYFEGSAGQDIRITDIPAEMQELANEKREALLDAVSLFSDELTEELLEGTPTEARVKEAIRRGVLALKFVPVFMGSAFKNKGVQKLLDGVQDYLASPYDVVNKAKEVGNEANEIIMESETDKPLVCLAFKLEDGRYGQLTYVRVYQGRLEKGMTIYNSSNNKRHNIGRLVRMHSDEMEDITKAEAGDIVALFGIDCASGDTFTDGKTKLTMESMFVPTPVISLTIECKESKQLPNLAKALNRFTKEDPTFQTEIDKESGQTIIKGMGELHLEVYIERMKREYGVDLVTGAPQVAYRETITKAAEFDYTHKKQTGGQGQFSRVAGIIEPIPSEEGKDYEFVDKIVGGSIPREYIGSCDKGFRSCLERGSLIGFPIIGVRCIINDGAYHDVDSSDMAFQIGARYGFRQGFSKAAPIILEPIMKVDVEGPTEFQGAILASINQRRGMILNTTEENGYAKIEAEVPLADMFGYSTILRSSTQGKAEFAMEFSKYAQVPRNVAEELMKKYKVNNREEE, encoded by the coding sequence ATGACCTCTGCTGCTGCAACAAAACGCGACCCAAAAATTGAGAAAATTCGTAATATTGGGATTTCTGCTCACATAGACTCGGGTAAAACTACCCTAACAGAACGGATTTTATTTTATACAAACAAAATCCACGCCATCCACGAAGTACGTGGAAAAGACGGTGTGGGTGCAAAGATGGATAGTATGGAACTCGAAAGAGAGCGCGGGATTACAATCCAGTCTGCGGCTACCTATACCACTTGGAAAGATATCCAAATCAACATCATCGATACTCCGGGCCACGTGGACTTTACCATAGAGGTAGAGAGATCCCTTCGTGTACTAGATTCGGCGATTATGGTTCTTTGCGGTGTGGCGGGAGTTCAATCCCAATCCATTACCGTAGACCGCCAAATGAAACGATACAGCGTTCCACGCGTTGCATTTATCAATAAACTGGATAGAACCGGTGCCAACCCGTTCCGAGTCATCGACCAACTCAGAGAAAAATTATTTCTAAACGCACATGCGGTTCAACTTCCGATCGGATTGGAAAACGATTTGGTAGGAATTGTGGATCTTGTGGAAATGAAGGCTTATTACTTCGAAGGTTCGGCAGGACAAGACATCCGAATCACCGATATTCCTGCGGAAATGCAAGAGCTTGCGAACGAAAAGAGAGAAGCACTTTTAGATGCAGTTTCTCTTTTTAGCGACGAACTCACGGAAGAATTATTGGAAGGCACTCCTACGGAAGCTCGTGTCAAAGAAGCGATCCGAAGAGGAGTTCTTGCACTTAAATTTGTTCCCGTATTTATGGGTTCCGCTTTCAAAAACAAAGGGGTTCAAAAACTTCTGGATGGAGTTCAGGATTACCTGGCTTCTCCTTACGACGTTGTCAACAAGGCAAAAGAAGTAGGAAACGAAGCAAACGAAATCATCATGGAGTCTGAAACGGACAAACCGTTGGTTTGCCTTGCTTTCAAACTGGAAGACGGAAGATACGGTCAGTTAACATATGTTCGGGTATACCAAGGTCGCCTGGAAAAAGGTATGACGATCTACAATTCTTCCAATAACAAACGTCATAATATCGGTCGTTTGGTGCGAATGCACTCGGACGAGATGGAAGATATCACAAAAGCGGAAGCGGGTGATATCGTGGCTCTTTTCGGGATCGATTGCGCTTCCGGGGATACATTCACTGACGGTAAGACAAAACTGACTATGGAGTCTATGTTTGTTCCTACTCCGGTGATTTCACTTACCATCGAATGCAAAGAGTCGAAACAACTTCCCAACCTTGCGAAAGCTCTTAACCGTTTCACAAAGGAAGACCCTACATTCCAAACGGAAATCGACAAAGAGTCCGGCCAAACCATCATCAAAGGGATGGGAGAGCTTCACTTGGAAGTTTATATCGAAAGGATGAAACGTGAGTACGGTGTGGATCTGGTAACAGGTGCGCCGCAAGTAGCTTACAGAGAAACCATCACAAAAGCGGCAGAATTTGATTACACTCATAAAAAACAAACCGGTGGTCAAGGTCAGTTCTCTCGTGTAGCTGGTATCATCGAACCGATCCCTTCTGAAGAAGGAAAAGATTACGAATTCGTAGATAAAATCGTAGGTGGTTCCATCCCTCGTGAATACATCGGATCTTGCGATAAAGGTTTTCGTTCTTGTTTGGAAAGAGGATCTCTCATCGGCTTCCCTATCATTGGAGTTCGTTGCATCATCAATGACGGTGCTTACCATGATGTGGATTCATCCGATATGGCGTTCCAAATTGGTGCTCGTTACGGTTTCCGCCAAGGATTCTCGAAAGCAGCTCCGATCATTTTAGAACCGATCATGAAAGTGGACGTGGAAGGACCGACTGAGTTCCAAGGAGCGATCCTTGCTTCCATCAACCAAAGACGTGGTATGATCTTGAACACTACGGAAGAAAACGGATACGCGAAAATCGAAGCGGAAGTTCCTCTTGCGGATATGTTCGGGTATTCTACGATTCTTCGTTCTTCTACCCAAGGAAAAGCCGAGTTTGCTATGGAATTCTCCAAGTATGCTCAAGTTCCTAGAA